One genomic window of Candidatus Rokuibacteriota bacterium includes the following:
- a CDS encoding TRAP transporter fused permease subunit, with protein sequence MIDALERGGGRLLSVVAVAMSLFHLATVDYRFVGFETKYILHVAFAIVLIGWSRGFVLRPGPDRVRIDALLAGVVVLVATAYALRFFYEAAENPVRRPPHELLLSVLLILLLLALCQRLDGWALVIVIATFFLYALFSDYVPGPFGQRALPWQRLASRLYLTQEGIYGSITAVSATFVFIFILFGAFLEQSGGGEYYSRVAQAIFGTARGGAAKVAVAASACFAMLSGSALANAASTGQITIPMMRRAGYRREFAGAVEAVASIGGEVTPPVMAGSVFVMIALLGITYGTVARAAALISVLFYVSVFLSVHAEACKQGLRGMPREEVPPLWPTLKEGWYYFLPLVLVLGLLIGWDYPAERAGLLGVLSIPVVLLPTRHRMTFRRMIAALRGGAMLGASIGVLIIAAQMIASLINFTGLGLTFSERLIGLAGEELVPLVILCFLATQILGLPLPAVTTYIILAAMVAPAMVKAGANPLAAHMFILYGAMTAVITPPVAPAAMLTAGIAEANYLKTSWEAMRLAVSKFILPFMFVFNPALLLDGDLRDIVWATFRAAIVVVASVVAVQGWGLRAATWLERVLFGVGCVLLISPAVLVDMAGLGVIGLATALHAMRSEPVSARVTG encoded by the coding sequence ATGATCGACGCCCTCGAGCGAGGCGGTGGCCGGCTCCTCTCCGTGGTCGCGGTGGCCATGTCGCTCTTCCACCTCGCCACGGTCGACTACCGGTTCGTGGGCTTCGAGACCAAGTACATCCTGCACGTCGCCTTCGCGATCGTGCTGATCGGCTGGAGCCGGGGCTTCGTTCTCAGGCCGGGCCCGGACCGCGTCCGGATCGACGCGCTGCTCGCCGGCGTGGTCGTGCTCGTCGCCACCGCCTACGCGCTGCGCTTCTTCTACGAGGCGGCAGAGAACCCGGTGAGGCGCCCCCCGCACGAGCTGCTGCTCAGCGTCCTCCTCATCCTGCTGCTCCTGGCGCTTTGCCAGCGCCTCGACGGGTGGGCGCTCGTGATCGTGATCGCGACGTTCTTCCTCTACGCGCTGTTCTCCGACTACGTGCCGGGCCCGTTCGGCCAGCGCGCGCTGCCGTGGCAACGGCTCGCGAGCCGGCTCTACCTGACCCAGGAAGGCATCTACGGTTCCATCACGGCGGTCTCCGCCACGTTCGTGTTCATCTTCATCCTCTTCGGTGCGTTCCTCGAGCAGTCCGGCGGCGGCGAGTACTACTCTCGCGTGGCGCAGGCGATCTTCGGCACCGCACGCGGCGGGGCGGCCAAGGTCGCGGTCGCCGCCAGCGCGTGCTTCGCGATGCTCTCCGGCAGCGCGCTCGCGAATGCCGCCTCCACCGGCCAGATCACGATTCCGATGATGCGGCGCGCCGGGTACCGGCGGGAGTTCGCGGGCGCGGTCGAGGCAGTGGCCAGCATCGGCGGCGAGGTCACCCCGCCCGTGATGGCCGGCTCCGTGTTCGTGATGATCGCGCTCCTCGGCATCACGTACGGCACGGTGGCGAGGGCGGCGGCGCTGATCTCGGTGCTGTTCTACGTCAGCGTGTTCCTCTCCGTTCACGCGGAGGCGTGCAAGCAGGGGCTCCGCGGCATGCCGCGCGAGGAGGTGCCCCCGCTCTGGCCGACGCTCAAGGAAGGGTGGTACTACTTCCTGCCCCTCGTGCTCGTGCTCGGGCTCCTCATCGGATGGGACTATCCGGCGGAGCGCGCCGGACTGCTCGGCGTGCTGTCGATCCCCGTGGTGCTCCTCCCGACGAGGCACCGCATGACGTTCCGGCGGATGATCGCGGCGCTGCGCGGCGGCGCCATGCTCGGCGCCTCGATCGGCGTGCTGATCATCGCCGCCCAGATGATCGCATCACTGATCAACTTCACGGGACTGGGCCTCACGTTCTCCGAGCGCCTCATCGGCCTCGCCGGCGAGGAGCTCGTGCCACTGGTGATCCTGTGCTTCCTGGCGACCCAGATCCTCGGGCTGCCGCTGCCCGCGGTGACGACCTACATCATCCTGGCTGCGATGGTCGCGCCCGCGATGGTGAAAGCGGGCGCCAACCCGCTCGCCGCGCACATGTTCATCCTCTACGGCGCGATGACGGCGGTGATCACGCCGCCGGTCGCGCCCGCCGCGATGCTGACCGCCGGCATCGCGGAGGCGAACTACCTCAAGACCTCGTGGGAAGCGATGCGACTCGCCGTGTCGAAATTCATCTTGCCGTTCATGTTCGTGTTCAATCCGGCCTTGCTGCTCGACGGCGATCTGCGCGACATCGTCTGGGCCACGTTCCGGGCCGCCATCGTCGTCGTCGCCTCCGTGGTCGCGGTGCAGGGCTGGGGGCTCCGGGCGGCGACGTGGCTCGAGCGCGTGCTGTTCGGCGTCGGCTGCGTCTTGCTGATCTCGCCGGCGGTGCTCGTCGACATGGCGGGCCTCGGCGTGATCGGCCTGGCGACGGCGCTGCACGCGATGCGGTCGGAGCCCGTGTCTGCCCGGGTCACGGGGTGA
- a CDS encoding methylaspartate mutase subunit S — protein MGDELRRGVPTVITGVVGDDIHVIGIRVLEHALRNAGFTVVSLGAQVAPEEFIQAAVETAAGAILVSSLSGHAELFLRDFRAKCDEAGLDGIKLYVGGFLGVGRQKWDEVEAKYRGFGFDRVYAPGTPPERAIADLRAEPGAPAVAGPGGPR, from the coding sequence ATGGGTGATGAGCTGCGACGGGGTGTTCCGACGGTGATCACGGGCGTGGTGGGCGACGACATCCACGTCATCGGCATCCGCGTCCTCGAGCACGCGCTCCGCAACGCCGGCTTCACGGTCGTCTCGCTTGGCGCGCAGGTCGCGCCCGAGGAGTTCATCCAGGCGGCGGTCGAGACGGCGGCAGGCGCGATCCTGGTGTCGTCGCTCTCGGGTCACGCCGAGCTGTTCCTCCGCGACTTCCGCGCGAAGTGCGACGAGGCCGGCCTCGACGGGATCAAGCTCTACGTCGGCGGTTTCCTCGGCGTCGGGCGACAGAAGTGGGACGAGGTCGAGGCGAAGTACCGCGGCTTCGGCTTCGACCGTGTGTACGCGCCGGGGACGCCGCCCGAGCGGGCGATTGCGGATCTCCGGGCGGAGCCCGGCGCGCCGGCGGTCGCGGGCCCGGGGGGCCCCCGGTGA
- a CDS encoding methylaspartate mutase subunit E: MSPRAVGGPPSNVRNARWTDEEFQAVRAQVLAMWPTGREVDLDEAVGFHRSLKPGQNHARRLAEARRTGRTLIQPLAGVATVGGQIALTRCLQDEGGADVVPTQVDSLTRTLRFAEAETKITESEHAGRSLLNGFPIVNHGVAKARRVVEQLRVPVELRAGAPDLRLVAEMAFASGHSGFTVGPIYYTFHYSSGVELADSIRYWQYLFRLAGIYQERGVPISLNVHGAHNSAHFPHSLLNAAVVLETLLAAEQGVRNVHIDTRCMGNLVQDVAAARIAAGVVTDYCRRSGYPDVSVYTVNKTWSGAFPQDEPKAYALLAFNSTIGALAGADELIIKSVEEAVGVPAKEKNAASIRSVRHTVDMVKAQRVPLDERALAREAEMVEAETRAVVDRVLEVGGGDPAVGIVRAVKAGYLDVPFAASRHCAGKVLVVRDADGAVRFLDPGDLPIPKDVLAYHREKIAEREAVLGRPVGYQEVVEDVLFLSTGVLAGSAARAART, encoded by the coding sequence GTGAGCCCGCGTGCGGTCGGGGGGCCGCCGAGCAACGTGCGGAACGCCCGGTGGACCGACGAGGAGTTCCAGGCCGTGCGCGCCCAGGTGCTGGCGATGTGGCCCACGGGCCGCGAGGTCGATCTCGACGAGGCCGTGGGCTTTCATCGCTCGCTCAAACCCGGCCAGAACCACGCCCGACGGCTGGCCGAGGCGCGGCGCACGGGCCGGACGCTGATCCAGCCGCTCGCCGGCGTCGCCACGGTCGGCGGCCAGATCGCGCTCACGCGGTGCCTTCAGGACGAGGGTGGCGCCGACGTCGTGCCGACGCAGGTCGACAGCCTCACGCGGACGCTGCGGTTCGCCGAGGCGGAGACGAAGATCACGGAGAGCGAGCACGCGGGCCGGTCGCTCTTGAACGGATTCCCGATCGTCAACCACGGGGTCGCGAAGGCGCGGCGCGTGGTGGAGCAGCTCCGCGTGCCGGTCGAGCTCAGGGCCGGGGCGCCCGACCTGCGCCTCGTGGCCGAGATGGCCTTCGCCTCCGGCCACTCCGGCTTCACGGTCGGCCCCATCTACTACACCTTCCACTACTCGAGCGGTGTCGAGCTCGCCGACTCGATCCGCTACTGGCAGTACCTCTTCCGGCTCGCCGGCATCTACCAGGAGCGCGGCGTGCCGATCTCGCTCAACGTGCACGGCGCCCACAACTCGGCGCACTTCCCGCACAGCCTGCTGAACGCGGCGGTCGTGCTCGAGACGCTGCTCGCCGCCGAGCAAGGCGTGCGCAACGTCCACATCGACACGCGCTGCATGGGGAACCTGGTGCAGGACGTCGCGGCGGCGCGGATCGCGGCCGGCGTGGTGACGGACTACTGCCGCCGGTCGGGCTATCCCGACGTGAGCGTGTACACCGTCAACAAGACGTGGTCCGGTGCGTTTCCGCAGGACGAGCCGAAGGCCTACGCGCTGCTCGCGTTCAACTCGACGATCGGCGCGCTCGCCGGCGCCGACGAGCTGATCATCAAGTCCGTCGAGGAGGCGGTCGGGGTGCCGGCGAAGGAGAAGAACGCGGCGTCGATTCGCTCCGTGCGCCACACGGTCGACATGGTGAAGGCGCAGCGCGTGCCGCTCGACGAGCGGGCGCTCGCGCGCGAGGCGGAGATGGTCGAGGCCGAGACGCGCGCCGTGGTCGACCGGGTGCTCGAGGTCGGCGGCGGCGACCCGGCCGTCGGCATCGTCCGCGCGGTCAAGGCCGGGTACCTCGACGTGCCGTTCGCGGCCAGCCGTCACTGTGCGGGCAAGGTGCTGGTCGTCCGCGATGCCGACGGCGCCGTTCGCTTCCTCGACCCCGGCGACCTGCCGATCCCGAAGGACGTGCTCGCGTACCACCGCGAGAAGATCGCCGAGCGCGAGGCCGTGCTCGGGCGTCCCGTCGGGTACCAGGAGGTCGTGGAGGACGTGCTCTTCCTCAGCACCGGCGTGCTCGCGGGCAGCGCGGCGCGGGCGGCCAGGACGTAG
- a CDS encoding DUF4387 domain-containing protein, translated as MATLREIAKVIRTKNAGPFYLTADVMFDDEALYRRVLASNVFDRAAMAALYRRPPDDVTVIAHDASRSIKITLVRRVPAGDPDDTDIYGAQQHLPLLNLHIPDV; from the coding sequence ATGGCGACGCTCAGGGAGATCGCGAAGGTCATCCGCACCAAGAACGCCGGGCCCTTCTACCTGACCGCCGACGTGATGTTCGACGACGAGGCGCTCTACCGGCGGGTGCTGGCGTCGAACGTGTTCGATCGCGCGGCGATGGCCGCGCTCTACCGGAGACCGCCCGACGACGTGACGGTCATCGCGCACGACGCGTCGCGCTCGATCAAGATCACGCTCGTGCGGCGGGTTCCGGCGGGCGACCCGGACGACACCGACATCTACGGAGCACAGCAGCACCTGCCGCTGCTGAACCTGCACATCCCGGACGTGTGA
- a CDS encoding glutamate mutase L encodes MPAVFLIDFGSTFTKIVAVDPAAPRVLARVQAPSTVDTDVRVGLDAALGELRTALGTPAVAAGRFMASSSAAGGLRLAALGLVPELTAEAARRAALGAGARVLRVFAHRLNSREAAALEALAPEIVLLAGGTDGGNSEVVRHNAAALARTSLTCPIVYAGNKDATDEVEALLRAGGKDVVVTENVLPEIGRLNVEPVRDAVRELFMRRIVEAKGMHRVRPMVGDVLMPTPMAVLLAAVLLAHGVPGEAGVGDVVVVDVGGATTDVHSAASGTPSDPTWVVRGLPEPFAKRTVEGDLGLRVNAGSVLEAAGGERLASLASLPAARVTTMVAQLARETERVPTTRDEHALDEALARTAVSIAVGRHAGTVETVYGIAATPVQVVRGKDLTRVGVVVGTGGIFAHGAAPRRVLEGALVDATSPFSLRPRDARLLVDRSYLLYAMGLLAGDDPRAALRLMKRHLVDA; translated from the coding sequence GTGCCCGCGGTCTTCCTGATCGACTTCGGCAGCACGTTCACGAAGATCGTCGCGGTGGATCCCGCAGCACCGCGCGTGCTCGCGCGCGTCCAGGCGCCGTCCACCGTCGACACCGACGTGCGGGTCGGGCTCGACGCAGCGCTCGGTGAGCTGCGTACCGCGCTCGGCACGCCGGCCGTGGCGGCCGGACGATTCATGGCGTCGAGCAGCGCGGCCGGCGGCCTTCGGCTCGCCGCCCTCGGGCTCGTGCCCGAGCTCACCGCGGAGGCGGCTCGGCGCGCGGCGCTCGGCGCCGGGGCGCGGGTGCTGCGCGTCTTCGCGCATCGCCTCAACTCCCGCGAGGCGGCGGCGCTCGAGGCGCTCGCACCCGAGATCGTGCTGCTGGCCGGCGGCACCGACGGGGGCAACAGCGAGGTCGTGCGTCACAACGCGGCCGCGCTCGCCCGGACCTCGCTGACGTGCCCGATCGTCTACGCCGGCAACAAGGACGCGACCGACGAGGTGGAGGCGCTCCTGCGCGCCGGCGGCAAGGACGTCGTCGTCACCGAGAACGTGCTGCCCGAGATCGGCCGGCTGAACGTCGAGCCCGTGCGCGACGCGGTGCGTGAGCTGTTCATGCGCCGGATCGTGGAGGCGAAGGGCATGCATCGCGTGCGCCCGATGGTCGGCGACGTGCTCATGCCGACGCCCATGGCCGTGCTCCTGGCGGCGGTGCTGCTCGCGCACGGCGTTCCTGGCGAGGCCGGCGTCGGCGACGTCGTGGTCGTCGACGTGGGCGGCGCGACCACCGACGTGCACTCCGCGGCGTCGGGGACGCCGAGCGATCCGACGTGGGTGGTGCGCGGGCTGCCGGAGCCGTTCGCGAAGCGCACGGTCGAGGGGGACCTGGGACTTCGCGTGAACGCGGGCTCCGTGCTCGAGGCGGCGGGAGGGGAGCGGCTCGCGTCGCTCGCGAGCCTTCCGGCGGCGCGCGTGACGACGATGGTGGCGCAGCTCGCGCGCGAGACCGAGCGCGTCCCGACGACGCGCGACGAGCACGCGCTCGACGAGGCGCTCGCCCGCACCGCGGTCTCGATCGCGGTGGGACGCCACGCGGGGACCGTCGAGACCGTGTACGGCATCGCGGCGACGCCGGTCCAGGTCGTGCGGGGCAAGGACCTCACTCGTGTGGGCGTGGTCGTCGGGACCGGCGGCATCTTCGCCCACGGCGCGGCGCCGCGCCGCGTCCTCGAGGGCGCGCTGGTCGACGCGACGAGCCCGTTCTCGCTGCGCCCGCGCGATGCGCGGCTGCTGGTCGATCGCTCGTACCTGCTCTACGCGATGGGACTGCTGGCCGGCGACGACCCGCGGGCGGCACTTCGTCTCATGAAGCGACATCTCGTCGACGCCTGA
- a CDS encoding YncE family protein, which translates to MEIPRRDVLKGAAAGAVVAVVGQAVAQPATGAAIEPNDRVFICNEDSNTLAVIDPRSNRVETTVNLTSFDEDPRPPFRFVTGGVMPTHAAMIAKPLYHGAILIHGAVPSPDGRYVVSTGRGSSNVYITDTTAKRVIGSTPNPQAGPTTNAERLTTGILVGREPHEPTFTRNGKEIWVTVRGEDRIAVIDAETAFRASGGGESTALRSYVSTLNGPAQVWFSADGRLAFVASQKMSQVEIISVDYDAEGRSRPTSKVVVDIRAQDPVGFTPFLKLSPDGTEMWLSHKLADRVSALGTRDPGRSVDVVSLGPQARPNHVEFVENARGRVVYVSLARIDDGGPGGVASSQIAIIDRAAPAGRRQVAGTFFTRGREAHGLWTNPSHTLLYVAHEQDELPGTPAAGQTVASAFDVSNPLAPVFLAQIPLGSLSLPSGQLRNKKSINLVYVRPGSRSQSA; encoded by the coding sequence ATGGAGATCCCTCGAAGGGACGTCCTCAAGGGCGCGGCGGCCGGAGCTGTGGTGGCCGTGGTGGGGCAGGCCGTTGCCCAGCCGGCCACCGGGGCCGCCATCGAGCCCAATGATCGCGTGTTCATCTGCAATGAAGACTCGAACACTCTGGCAGTCATCGATCCGCGGTCCAACCGAGTGGAGACCACCGTCAACCTCACGAGCTTCGACGAGGACCCGCGTCCGCCATTTCGGTTCGTGACGGGCGGGGTCATGCCGACCCATGCCGCCATGATCGCCAAGCCGCTCTATCACGGAGCCATCCTCATTCACGGGGCGGTTCCGTCGCCGGACGGGCGCTACGTCGTCTCGACCGGGCGGGGAAGCAGCAACGTGTACATCACGGACACGACGGCCAAGCGCGTGATCGGCAGCACACCCAACCCCCAGGCCGGGCCCACCACGAACGCCGAGCGACTCACCACGGGTATCCTCGTGGGGCGCGAGCCCCACGAGCCGACCTTCACGCGCAACGGCAAGGAGATCTGGGTCACGGTCAGAGGCGAGGATCGGATCGCAGTCATCGATGCGGAGACGGCGTTCAGGGCGAGCGGGGGTGGCGAGTCCACGGCGCTGCGGAGCTATGTCTCGACCCTCAACGGGCCTGCCCAGGTCTGGTTCTCCGCGGACGGCCGTCTCGCCTTCGTGGCGAGCCAGAAGATGTCGCAGGTGGAGATCATCAGCGTGGACTATGACGCCGAGGGGCGCTCGCGGCCGACGAGCAAGGTGGTGGTGGACATCCGCGCCCAGGATCCGGTCGGGTTCACGCCCTTCCTCAAGCTGTCCCCCGACGGCACAGAGATGTGGCTGTCCCACAAGCTGGCGGACCGCGTCTCCGCCCTCGGCACGCGCGACCCCGGCCGGTCAGTCGATGTGGTGTCCCTCGGACCACAGGCCCGGCCCAACCACGTGGAGTTCGTCGAGAATGCCCGCGGTCGAGTCGTCTACGTGAGCCTGGCGCGCATCGACGACGGAGGACCCGGCGGGGTCGCTTCGAGCCAGATCGCCATCATCGATCGCGCTGCCCCGGCGGGGCGGCGGCAGGTGGCGGGGACGTTCTTCACACGGGGCCGCGAGGCCCACGGTCTCTGGACCAACCCGTCTCACACCCTGCTCTACGTCGCCCACGAGCAGGACGAGTTGCCGGGGACGCCCGCCGCCGGGCAGACGGTGGCGAGCGCTTTTGACGTCTCGAATCCGCTCGCGCCCGTCTTCCTGGCGCAGATCCCTCTGGGATCACTGAGTCTTCCCTCCGGCCAGCTCCGGAACAAGAAGAGCATCAATCTGGTCTACGTGCGGCCCGGCAGCCGGAGCCAGAGCGCCTGA
- a CDS encoding DUF305 domain-containing protein, whose product MADRAREFSGAMHAAMQGMMAAMHGAALSGDPDRDFLAMMIPHHAGAVEMARVVLVHGRDPLVRQLAEEIIANQQAEISAMNGRLAVLRRGRDLDPGGFPAIGGTRGPVDRTGP is encoded by the coding sequence ATGGCGGACCGGGCGCGGGAATTCTCTGGGGCCATGCACGCGGCGATGCAGGGCATGATGGCCGCCATGCATGGCGCGGCCCTGAGCGGCGATCCGGACCGGGACTTCCTGGCAATGATGATCCCGCACCACGCGGGGGCGGTCGAGATGGCGCGGGTCGTGCTCGTACACGGTCGCGATCCCCTGGTTCGGCAGCTCGCCGAGGAGATCATCGCGAACCAGCAGGCGGAGATCAGCGCGATGAACGGCCGCCTCGCGGTGCTCCGCCGCGGTCGCGATCTCGACCCGGGCGGGTTCCCGGCGATCGGCGGAACTCGAGGCCCGGTGGATCGGACGGGACCTTGA
- a CDS encoding carboxymuconolactone decarboxylase family protein: MAQSEMYRKGSEVRRQLLGDAYVERANRTTYSDPVMRKFIDVATETLFGALWTRPGLDLKTRTLVCVVSDAATGRDAELAIHLRMALRQGWTAEELTEALLHMSGYVGVPLIREALLTASRVFAEPGAEA; this comes from the coding sequence ATGGCTCAGAGCGAGATGTACCGGAAGGGCAGCGAGGTACGGCGGCAGCTGCTGGGTGACGCCTATGTCGAGCGGGCGAACCGCACCACCTACAGCGACCCCGTGATGCGGAAGTTCATCGACGTGGCCACCGAGACGCTGTTCGGCGCGCTCTGGACGCGCCCCGGGCTGGACCTCAAGACGCGCACCCTCGTCTGCGTGGTGTCCGATGCGGCGACGGGCCGCGACGCGGAGCTGGCCATCCACCTGCGCATGGCCCTCCGCCAGGGATGGACCGCGGAGGAGCTGACGGAGGCGCTCCTGCACATGTCCGGCTACGTGGGGGTGCCGCTGATCCGCGAGGCGCTCCTCACGGCCAGCCGGGTCTTCGCCGAGCCCGGGGCCGAGGCCTAG
- the accC gene encoding acetyl-CoA carboxylase biotin carboxylase subunit, producing the protein MSPPFRKVLVANRGEIAVRVIRACREMGMATVAVHSAADRESLHVMMADESVYLGPPAPAESYLAIDKILAAARATGAEAVHPGYGFLAENAAFAEACAGAGLAFVGPPAAAMRAMGDKMAARRTAIAMKVPVVPGTEDPVADDGEATRVAADVGYPVMIKAALGGGGKGMRLVRSPAELAAALRAARSEAGAAFGDASVYIERFVEEPRHIEIQVLADSHGNVVHLGERECSIQRRHQKLVEESPSPLVTPEMRRRMGEAACRLAAAVSYVNAGTVEFLVDRDRHFYFLEMNTRLQVEHPVTELVTGRDLVKEQLRIAAGEKLGFAQDDVTSSGWAIECRINAEDPYANFIPAPGRITSLRTPGGPWVRDDSGVYAGCTVSRFYDTLLAKLVVWGADREAAIARMTRALAEYHVAGVRTTIPVLQHIMRHPDFVAGRLSTSFMERLMAAERAEAGGRRRTAALIAAALTAYEQAGKRAPLPPAAGPSPWTQAGRPSRRAL; encoded by the coding sequence GTGAGCCCCCCCTTCAGGAAGGTCCTCGTCGCCAACCGGGGTGAGATCGCGGTCCGCGTCATCCGGGCCTGCCGCGAGATGGGGATGGCGACGGTGGCCGTCCACTCGGCGGCCGACCGCGAGTCGCTCCACGTCATGATGGCCGACGAGTCGGTGTATCTGGGCCCGCCCGCGCCGGCCGAGAGCTACCTCGCCATCGACAAGATCCTCGCGGCGGCCCGCGCCACGGGCGCCGAGGCCGTCCATCCCGGCTATGGCTTCCTGGCCGAGAACGCGGCCTTCGCCGAGGCCTGCGCCGGGGCGGGACTCGCTTTCGTCGGGCCGCCGGCCGCGGCCATGCGCGCCATGGGGGACAAGATGGCGGCGCGCCGCACCGCCATCGCGATGAAGGTCCCGGTCGTGCCCGGCACCGAGGATCCCGTGGCCGACGACGGCGAGGCGACGCGCGTGGCCGCCGACGTGGGCTACCCCGTGATGATCAAGGCCGCCCTGGGCGGGGGCGGCAAGGGGATGCGGCTCGTGCGGAGCCCGGCCGAGCTGGCGGCGGCGCTGCGGGCGGCGCGCTCCGAGGCAGGCGCGGCCTTCGGGGACGCCTCCGTCTACATCGAGCGCTTCGTCGAGGAGCCGCGCCACATCGAGATCCAGGTCCTGGCCGACAGCCACGGCAATGTGGTCCACCTGGGCGAGCGCGAGTGCTCCATCCAGCGCCGGCACCAGAAGCTCGTCGAGGAGAGCCCGTCGCCCCTCGTCACGCCGGAGATGCGCCGCCGGATGGGCGAGGCCGCCTGCCGCCTGGCGGCGGCCGTCAGCTACGTGAACGCGGGGACGGTGGAGTTCCTCGTGGACCGCGACCGGCACTTCTACTTCCTCGAGATGAACACGCGGCTGCAGGTCGAGCACCCCGTCACCGAGCTCGTCACGGGGCGCGACCTCGTGAAGGAGCAGCTCCGGATCGCCGCGGGGGAGAAGCTCGGCTTCGCCCAGGACGACGTGACCTCGAGCGGCTGGGCCATCGAGTGCCGCATCAACGCCGAGGACCCGTACGCGAACTTCATCCCGGCGCCGGGCCGCATCACGAGCCTCCGCACCCCGGGCGGCCCGTGGGTGCGCGACGACTCGGGCGTCTATGCCGGCTGCACCGTCTCCCGCTTCTACGACACGCTCCTGGCCAAGCTCGTCGTCTGGGGGGCGGATCGAGAGGCTGCCATCGCCCGGATGACGCGGGCGCTGGCGGAGTACCACGTGGCCGGGGTCCGCACGACCATCCCCGTCCTGCAGCACATCATGCGCCACCCGGACTTCGTGGCGGGGCGCCTGTCGACGTCCTTCATGGAGCGGCTCATGGCCGCGGAGCGCGCGGAGGCGGGCGGCCGGCGACGCACCGCCGCGCTCATCGCTGCGGCCCTCACCGCCTACGAGCAGGCGGGGAAGCGCGCACCCCTGCCTCCCGCGGCGGGCCCGAGCCCGTGGACGCAGGCCGGCCGTCCATCCCGGAGAGCCCTGTGA
- a CDS encoding amino acid ABC transporter ATP-binding protein, producing MEFRGVGKWFGPLHVLDDIDLTVEAGEVVVVCGPSGSGKSTLIRCVNRLEPIQQGEVVVHGQSITGPGVNLSRLRAGVGMVFQSFNLFPHMTAIENVMLAPVKVKGLPGAEARKIARDLLERVRIPDKADHYPANLSGGQQQRVAIARALAMQPRIMLFDEPTSALDPEMINEVLEVMTDLAREGMTMMVVTHEMGFARRVAHRVVFMDGGRLVEVQPPEAFFAAPRSDRAKDFLSKILSH from the coding sequence ATCGAGTTCAGGGGTGTCGGCAAGTGGTTCGGCCCCTTGCATGTTCTCGACGACATCGACCTGACGGTCGAGGCGGGGGAGGTCGTGGTCGTCTGCGGGCCGTCGGGCTCGGGAAAGAGCACGCTCATCCGGTGCGTGAACCGGCTCGAGCCGATCCAGCAGGGCGAGGTCGTCGTCCACGGGCAGTCCATCACCGGCCCCGGGGTCAACCTGTCCCGGCTGCGGGCAGGGGTGGGGATGGTCTTCCAGTCCTTCAACCTGTTTCCTCACATGACCGCCATCGAGAACGTCATGCTGGCGCCGGTGAAGGTGAAGGGGTTGCCGGGGGCCGAGGCGCGGAAGATCGCGCGCGACCTGCTGGAGCGCGTGCGCATCCCGGACAAGGCCGATCACTACCCGGCCAACCTCTCCGGCGGCCAGCAGCAGCGGGTGGCCATCGCGCGGGCGCTGGCCATGCAGCCGCGCATCATGCTCTTCGACGAGCCCACCTCCGCGCTCGACCCCGAGATGATCAACGAGGTGCTGGAGGTCATGACCGACCTGGCGCGGGAGGGCATGACCATGATGGTGGTGACGCACGAGATGGGCTTTGCCCGCCGCGTCGCGCATCGGGTGGTCTTCATGGACGGTGGGCGGCTGGTGGAGGTGCAGCCGCCCGAGGCGTTCTTCGCCGCGCCCAGGTCCGATCGCGCCAAGGACTTCCTGTCCAAGATCCTCTCCCACTAA